The following proteins are encoded in a genomic region of Pseudoxanthomonas suwonensis 11-1:
- a CDS encoding host attachment protein, which produces MRRIPRGTWVLVADGASARLFTNIGGENGQVVLHQEAAIALDPKEGEMPAILPPEVNAKEAEEAGFAREMARRLNEHALHSRFQHLVLAADPQTLGQMRPLLHEEVRSRLLVEVPKNYTNLRREQIEQALAPDF; this is translated from the coding sequence ATGCGAAGGATTCCCCGTGGTACGTGGGTGCTGGTGGCCGATGGTGCCTCGGCCCGGCTGTTCACCAACATCGGCGGCGAGAACGGCCAGGTGGTGCTGCACCAGGAGGCGGCCATCGCCCTGGATCCCAAGGAGGGCGAGATGCCGGCGATCCTGCCGCCGGAGGTGAACGCCAAGGAGGCCGAGGAGGCCGGCTTCGCCCGCGAGATGGCCCGCCGACTCAACGAGCACGCGCTGCATAGCCGCTTCCAGCACCTGGTGCTGGCGGCCGACCCGCAGACACTGGGCCAGATGCGCCCGCTGCTGCACGAGGAAGTCCGCAGCCGCCTGCTGGTGGAAGTGCCGAAGAACTACACCAACCTGCGCCGCGAGCAGATCGAACAGGCGCTCGCTCCGGATTTCTGA